Proteins encoded within one genomic window of Anopheles gambiae chromosome 3, idAnoGambNW_F1_1, whole genome shotgun sequence:
- the LOC4577980 gene encoding serine protease inhibitor dipetalogastin: MKLVTIVPVVVVLFCLMAAASDENEAATRRWSLLPKRPSTPKWNLSAKPCACPRTYKPLCASNGQTYNNHCAFKCAKQLNATLSVKAQARCDEPDVRDILV; encoded by the coding sequence ATGAAGCTGGTCACGATTgtcccggtggtggtggttctgtTTTGCCTAATGGCCGCAGCCAGTGACGAGAATGAAGCGGCAACGCGCAGATGGAGCCTTTTACCCAAACGACCGTCCACCCCGAAGTGGAACCTGTCAGCAAAGCCCTGCGCGTGTCCCCGCACCTACAAGCCGCTCTGTGCCAGCAATGGCCAAACCTACAACAATCACTGCGCGTTCAAGTGCGCCAAACAGCTTAACGCCACGCTGTCGGTGAAAGCGCAGGCGCGCTGCGACGAACCGGACGTACGTGACATATTGGTTTGA